The sequence below is a genomic window from Perca flavescens isolate YP-PL-M2 chromosome 24, PFLA_1.0, whole genome shotgun sequence.
CACAGAACGCTGTCAGTAATCTATACTGAAGACAGGAAGACACAGGAAGCCCCCCCTTTTGCAACCTTTAGAAATGCCTCATGAGCTCATTGGATGATAATGACGTGTCCTTAAAAGGAAGTACAACACTTTTTCTACTTTCACATTAAGACCCTCTGTGGTTGAATCTTTTAATTTTGGTTTCACTGAAAGCAGCGCTCTATAAAGCTTTATTCctgattggaaaaaaaaaaaacagatctgcattatgtagagagacaacccCAGGCTGAGATTTTTGATtctcagcttttattttgaagaaggGGCTTTGACGATAGTGGCCGTTTTGAAGGAAGACCTGTTGTTGGAGGACATTCAGTCTGAACACAGACAAAACATCCAAGCATCACCTTATGttcagtacattttaaatttgatgcCGTTGTGTTTCTAAGTTTGTTATCGTGTTTGGTTAAATCAGGGCTCGATTTGTACAGGGCGAGATAATCTGTCGAAAGAACCCACAAAGCCTCAATTTGGTTTGGTCTTCTTTCAGCCACTGTAACAAACAGAGCTGAAAGTAAAGGGTTGGTTTACTGATGATAGATAACTCTGCTACTGCAGGTCGTCCCTCTTCAAAGTCCTCTGTGTGCAGAGAAAGTCTCCGGGTAGATTTGGGTAAAGACTGGAAGTTCATGAAGGCAGCTGAGGAGTCAGGTCAAGAAGACAGCTAAATAAACTGAGTGTTAAAAGTTCGGAAACAACCCCTGCTTACATCGCTGACGATGTGTTCAAGAGCACCGGGGGAAATATTTCTCTGAAATCACACAGCAGTttatagaaaaataataaatgatttCTGTAGGTTCATAAAAATCTAATAGAAATTATATGGGTTGTTTCCTTTAAAGGagaaatatttaatatatttactAAATCATTAAATGAccattatactgtatgtcatcagatattaaggaaacatgctaaagTTGAAATAGCTTCTTCTCTGAACATACTAAAGCCAGTATGTTCTCCTTTGAAAATTTCCATTCCGGTCTgatatctgtttttgttttggtccCCTCTACAGGACCTAAAAATCTTCGGCATCTTTCTAAACAGTCGCATGACCAGAGACGTGATAAAACACGGGTAAATATCGGAGGTGCATTTGAGAGACGGAGACAGCTTAAACGGATGCTAAAAATGTCCTCCTGAAAAGGTAAGCACTGAGCTTCACTAATTTATCCCGGCTAATAGTAGGGAATGGCAAGATAAACTTAGACAACATTATTATCTTTATGGAAgaaatggtatatgtttatttagtttttattgtttatggggTAAGGCCAGCACTCACTGAACCCCAACTGCAAAGTGTGTATTTTAAGACCAGGGGACTTTTATATCGAGCTAGCTTTGGCTATCATcaactatatatactgtatgtacattgaCATCATGGGATGTTGGGTTTAGtgttctcaacctggcaacccacaTGAGCGTCGAGCCTGGGGTACAAGGGGCCGGGGGGAGCAGCTGTCTCCATTATTCTGAATATGGACTACAGTGCACCATTTTAAACTCTacctgtcagtattacatattactCCCTTTAATAAAACTtatattgaaatatttaattGTTATGGCTTTGCAGGTATTTGACTAACCGAATACCAAAACAAGttgcaactttattttaaaatcaaatttaTTGGATACTTTACGGTAATACAATTAAATAATGCACCCAATGTGCTCCTTTTAGAACATTAAACTTACAATAAGATTAATAGAAAACAGGTGAGCTTGATCAGTTTTAGAATGAAATGCAAAAAAGTAAGTTAGTGCCCTGGACAGCAGACCCTGCTTTACTTGCAATTCAGTCAGATACACGCATCACATCAGAGTACATATTGTAGAATTAAAACTCTTCAAAAGCATATTTACCTTTGCATCAGGTAAACACATTCAATTATATATAACAGTTGAGTAAAGCTCGTTCTCTTTCTGTATGTAGGTGCTGTACGGCACAATGTCTTCTGGCTCCTGCAGCAGCACAaagattaaaaaatattaaaatgaagtAAAATGAATAGCAGATAACAGCAGATAACAAGTAGGTACAACATTTAATGTGCAGTACCGTGTTTGCATCACTTGTCAGCACTTCTGATTGTCTTCTGTCGGACAAACAGAAACAACTCATTACAAATTGTTTATTCACATCTCCTTAACTAAAATAGTTTTATTCCCCATCATAACTTCAGTATATGTAGGCTATATTAATGTCTTACCTGTGGTGATTTCTTCTGTGGATCCATCCGAGGATAACTCCAGTTATCATGATGAATATAATTACACCAATAATTACAGCATTGAGGAAAGGCATGTCCGTAGAACTGCCGGCATCTTCATCCACttaaatataaagaaaaaaagttctTTAAAAGGTCATTAAGATACTACCATCTGTTGTCCACAGTATCAGGTTGTATTACTGGCCTATTATATTGTTAGAATTAAACACATCATCATggttttgttgtactacacttCTATTTTCCCCgtcaaataaagcacacaatgGAAAATAACCAGAGAAACGCGTACAGTTTGAAACACAAAAGCAAGACAATAAATCAAACACTTACCTTCCACAGTGATATTAAGATGGAGAATATCCGTTCCACCAGAATGTGTACACTCACAGGTGTGATTTCCACTATCCCCTGGTGTCAAACCAGACAGGTGGAGAAATACAGTCTGATTCACCATCATAATAGTGAATCTGGAGTCACATTTGTTCTCAAAGTCCTGTCCATATCGATACACCAGACGACACTCTTCTCCGCCGCTCGTCTCATTTCTGATCTTACACACTACAAGGACGATGGGACTCAGTGTTGTATTGGTGCATATCGGAGTAACATCTGGTTTGCTACCGATGGTTTTCTGCAGTTGCTTCCCAGTCTCTGCAAACAATTAAAAtcaaaaagttaatgtagtATGAAATAGATTCAAAGAGTAAGCACGTGCTATATTTATGCATTTGTCAAATGAAAGCTATAGTAGTTCCTTTACCATACCTTTGGTGTCGAAGACATACAAAGTTAGCTGCAGGAGCAGAACTAACCATATTTTCCATCTACCCATTACTGGTGCAACTGCTGCTGGCAGGGTACAGTATGATGTACTGTAAAGGAGGAGGACACACTGACAGCTTTGTACTGTGGCCATCTAAACCTCAAACTCTGAGCTCTCTCAGAGGTACGAGGTGATGTGAGGTCCTCTAAAAAGGAAGTTCAACACGTGAACGCTTTTGCTTTCATGTTAGGATACTCTAGAAAGTCAATGTTTGGGAGAAAGTAGCATTGATCTAAATAAGTTTCCTTGCATGCACAACCATAATCACAGGTCTTCACTTTAATGAGGCAATGAGaagattatattattattaatcaggCAAAGACATAGGAAGTAGAGCACCTGTAGTAAATACATGTGCTACTTCTTTGTGATGAACCCATAATAAGAAGTGCCATCCACTACATTTGCTAAACAAGTTCAAGAAAAGAAATATCAGGTGCAAGCAAGTGAAagtgccccccccctccctcgcTCCAGGACTTGTACACATGTAGGACCAGGAAGTGGCCAGAGAACATCACCAAAAACCCACACACGCTTTAAGCTCCTCCCCTCTGGTGGGCGCTACAGATCcctgcacacaaaaacaaccagacaCAAGAACAGCTTCTTTCCCACTGCCATCACTCTACTAAACACTTTGGCCACTCACCCACTTCCCTACACATTACATGCTgatcattccaatatgcatcttgcacactactttTCACTATTATTTTTTGCACTTTACATCCCATGTGTACttgtgcctatatgtatattgttgtctctattgtacagtatgttactACTACGTGTCTATTTTttgaatgtatagagagttaacacctaccgaagtcaaattccttgtgtatgtaagtatacttggccaataaatctgATTATGATACTGAAATGAAGACACAACAACCTGTAATCTAGGTTTTGTGACTGTAAGTATTACAAGCTTTGGGGATCTTTCATCTTCAGTTAGCAATTTAGCAACAGTTATAAtgactgaatgttttttttattttttattcctgtATAATCAACATTATACAAGTCACGGCCAAAGGATCTCAAACTTTTCtgtgtgtagtttttttttgacatgattGTGATCATCAGAAAGGCCTCAACTCAAAGCAAGGTGTGTGCGTTAGAAAATAAAATAGTCCTACAAGAggagttatattttgaaaacTTTATTGCATTTACTTGTTGACCACTGCAATGGTTTGATACAGAACATCTATGAACAAATTACAAGCGACCAGCGACAACTTAAAATAATTAGGGGTGTTGAGGATaaatattgtcagaaaaaaacCTATTCCTTTGATGGGTGATGCATGCATTAATAATCCAGCATCTTGAAGAAAATGATTATCTTTTAGTAAAGAAACAGGACGCCGTCAAAATATTGCATAAGATcttcacatcaaaatgtattaaTGGCAAAGGACCTTTTTTATTAGATGTACTTCCTAACCACCTATCTACCATAAGTCTTATATACTGCATGTTTTATTAATGGTTGCAAGAAATGATCACTATTAACAGGATGAAGCCTAACCCCCCTAACTAAAGAAAGTAGCCCATGTCTACATGATGGAATTCAAGACTATCTAGCTACAGCTaaggctatgtttagacggaaacgatCCGAAGAGAAAATGCAGAGTGGCGTTGCGTTATCACTTTTTATTCTGCGTTTAGACGAGCGTTTTGGGGGGGAAATCTGCGTGTCtatggtgacgcaaaagtgtgtgaaattcgaTGTGGTGTGCACACCAGACGGCTAGGTGGTAGTGTTAAGCACTGCCACGCAACATCACCAAGTCCACGCGCAACAGGGCGTGGACTGGGAGTCCTGCCAGtcaaaatatatagacatatggACCCAATTTCTTCAGCAGTATCCTGTACCTGAAGGGACGTCATAACCACACGAGAAAGACAATATCTGTAGAAGTCAGATATCAAAGCTAAAAGCCATCCGGACCAAGGATAAGCAGACTGCGGATACCCAACGGCGGAGTGGTCATGGGCGAGTAATCATTCtataatttgatttattttaacgAAATATGGCGTGGGTCACCAACACCCTCAACAATCAAGGCTGGTGTTGAAAGTGCatttaagatttccactctggagggtggtttcactttgTTGCCCCCAAAAACGCCGTCGCCATCTAAAcgaaaggcacatctgataaaatatttttgtcgttttcacccgcgagcgttgtcgtgtaaacagggcctaaaAGTACCTATTTTCACCAGAAGGTGGCCACCAGTTATTGACTGTCTTGGTTGTAAAAcctaatttgttttttattcatcaGTATCATCATTATTCTATCTATTAATCACTAACTCTACGCAGACTTTTTATAGAGAAAGCAATATATAACATGGTGCTCTACCACTGTAAAACATTTCACCGTAAagttacagtaatatactggcaGGAGCTTCGCCAgtaaactactgtttatttacagcaAGCATACAGTTTTTAAATTTGaaggtattttactgtaaatagatagtttattactgtattatttgaatgtacagtaatatactggctGCAGTGTAATTCCcaccttttcctttattttcccaagatgcattggtattaacagtaaatacctgtaatctgtaacgtgctgtaatattattttctgccagaatgcattgccatttacagtatgatcctgtaTAACAATATAACAGTAAGATCCTGTAAGATTTTAGCAGTAGATTTACGTCAAAGGTTTACAGTGACAGTGTTGTTTCTATAGGATAAATGAAGCCCAGTctcaagatgttttttttcttctttcttttgttaTGTTAATTGCTTGTAATTGTGTATTAAAAGGCAATAAAAAAGTATCAATTTGAATTCTTCAAAGAACTCATTATTGTATGCTTTTATTAAATTTAGCCACAGTATGAGGGAAAAATAGAATATCTGTTTACCTTCCACGGTGATGTTCAGATGGAGGATGTAGGTTTCACCAGGATATGTACACTCACAGGTGTGGTTCCCACTGTCCACTGGTGTTAACCTGGTCAGGTGGAGAAATACAGTCTGATTCACCATCATAAGAGTGAATCTGGAGTCACATTGGTTCTCAAAGTCCTGTCCATATCGATACAGCAGACGACACTCTTCTCCCCCGCTCATCTCTGTTCTGATCTTACACACTATAAGTGTGATGGGACTCAGTGTTGTATTGGTGCATATCGGAGTAACATCTGGTTCTCTCCCGATGGTTTTCACAAGAgtcactgcaaaaaaaacaaagttaggAAACTTATTAAAGGCTACACATTATTCTAGCAAACTGCAAAACTAGCTGAATAGCATGCATTGCATGTTATTAAAATCTCCCGTACATACCTTCAGAGTCAAAACCCAAACACAGTGGCAGGAGCAGAACATAACACAGTGTCAACTGACCCATGATGAGAGAGAGGTCTGAGTAACAGTGTTGCAGTCGGGAAACTATACTGAAgagaagggggtggggggggacaaGACTACACAGACCTCAAACTACCTAAAATATCTTTAAAGCACATGAGCTGATGAAGTGTCCTAGAAAGACTTTGAAGTTAAGACACAAGTTTGTTTGAGCTTAGGTAACATTTTGATAAAGAAATGCTACATATGCTCTCCATAATTACCACAATAGCATTATAGCCAACAAACATTGCACAGATCACATACTATAACTTAACACATGGTGATTGACATTGACTATATTTAATTTGAAAAGGTTTTgcagcaaaagtatttttttatttttggttaattattacagaataaatgataaattcacaatacagtatttttttccattaatatacagtacagttatAACAATGATCCTTGGGAAAATGACCTCAATTAGCAACTTTATCTTATAATATACAACAGTGATACATGTATGAATAAttatgagaataaaaaaaaaggtctcaACTTCTTCGTTGAGGATTCTGTACATGATTTATGACAATGAATGTgtgttaaaaaatgaaaaggtaACTTAACATGCCCTAATAATCTTGCAACATCCAACCAGAGGGCAGCTTTACAGCACGGTGTTAAATTACTCTTTAAATTGATCCTACAAGAGGAATAAGACTCATTTGTCTTTACCAAAAATCAATCAACAAATTATAGcgttttttaaaaacatgtttgaatGTTGTTTTGTTAACATCTACATGTATAAATCAAGAGAAAGTATTGTACTACAATAAAAGAAATTTATAAATAGCTTCTTCTCTGAACATACTAAAGCCAGTTTTCTCctttgaaatttccattccgACGTCGGTTTTTGTTTCGGTCCCCTCTACAGGACCTAAAAATCCTCGGCATCTTTCTAAACAGTCGCATGACCAGAGACGTGATAAAACACGGGTAAATATCGGAGGTgcatttgaaagatggagacagcttagagacCAAAAGGGACAAAACTTAACGGATGCTAAAAATGTCCTCCTGAAAAGGTAAGCACTGAGCTTCACTAATTTATCCTGGCTAATAGTAGGGAATGGCAAGATAAACTTAGACAACATTATTATCTTTATGGAAgaaatggtatatgtttatttagtttttattgtttatggggTAAGGCCAGCACTCACTGAACCCCAACTGCAAAGTGTGTATTTTAAGACCAGGGGACTTTTATATCGAGCTGCTTTGGCCAacacctacagtatatatacactgATATCATGGGATGTTGGGTTTAGTGTTAGTCAAGCCTGGGGTACAAGGGGCCGGGGGGAGCAGCTGTCTCCATTATTCTGAATATGGACTACAGTGCACCATTTTAAACCTCTacctgtcagtattacatattactCTCTTAAATAAAACTtatattgaaatatttaattGTTATGGCTTTGCAGGTATTTGACAAACAGAATACCAAAACAAGttgcaactttattttaaaaacaaatttattggatactttacaataataaaattaaatagtATAATGCACCCAATGTGCtccttttaaaacattaaacttaCAATAAGATTAATAGAAAACAGGTGAGCTTGATCAGTTTTAGAATGAAATGCAAAAAAGTAAGTTAGTGCCCTGGACAGCAGACCCTGCTTTACTTGCAATTCAGTCAGATACACGCATCACATCAGAGTACATATTGTAGAATTAAAACTCTTCAAAAGCATCTTTCAATTTGTATCAGGTAAACACAGTCAATTATATCACAGTTGAGTAAAGCTCGTTCTCTTTCTGTATGTAGGTAATGTACGGCTCAATGTCTTCTggctcctgcagcagcagcacacaaaacagattaaaaaatattaaaatgaagtAAAATGAATAGCAGATAACAGCAGATAACAAGTAGGTACAACATTTAATGTGCAGTACCGTGTTTGCATCACTTGTCAGCACTTCTGATTGTCTTCTGTCGGACAAACAGAAACAACTCATTACAAATTGTTTATTCACATCTCCTTTACTAAAATAGTTTTATTCCCCATCATAACTTCAGTATATGTAGGCTATATTAATGTCTTACCTGTGGTGATTTTTTCCGTGGATCCATCCGAGGACAACTCCAGTTATTATGATGAATATAATTACACCAATAATTACAGCATTGAGGAAAGGCATGTCCGTAGAACTGCTGGCATCTTCATCCCCTTACAtattgtaaagaaaaaaaaagtccttgtCAGAAAAGGAGCAGACATTAAGATACTACCATCTGTTGTCCACAGTATCAGGTTTGTATTACTGGCCTATTATATTGTTAGAATTAAACACATCATCATTGTTTTCTTGTACTACACTTTTATTTAGCCCGTCAAATAAAGCACACTGGAAAATAACCAGAGAAAACACTTACCTTCCACAGTGATATTAAGATGGAGAATATCCGTTCCACCAGAATGTGTACACTCACAGGTGTGATTTCCACTATCCCCTGGTGTCAAACCAGACAGGTGGAGAAATACAGTCTGATTCACCATCATAATAGTGAATCTGGAGTCACATTTGTTCTCAAAGTCCTGTCCATATCGATACAGCAGACGACACTCTTCTCCGCCGCTCGTCTCATTTCTGATCTTACACACTATAAGGACGATGGGACTCAGTGTTGTATTGGTGCATATCGGAGTAACATCTGGTTTGCTCCCGATGGTTTTCTGCAGTTGCTTCCCAGTCTCTGCAAACAATTCAAATCAAAAAGTCAATGTAGTATGAAATAAGATTCAATGAGTAAGCATGTGCTATATTTATGCATTTGTCAAATGAAAGCTATAGTAGTTCCTTTACCATACCTTTGGTGTTGAAGACATACAAAGTTAGCTGCAGGAGCAGAACTAACCATATTTTCCATCTACCCATTACTGGTGCAACTGCTGCTGGCAGGGTACACTATGATGTACTGTAAAGGAGGAGGACACACTGACACGTTTGTACTGTGGCCATCTAAACCTCAAACTCTGAGCTCTCTCAGAGGTACGAGGTGATGTGAGGTCCTCTAAAAAGGAAGTGCAACACGTGAACGCTTTTGCTTTCATGTTAGGATACTCTAGAAAGTCAATGTTTGGGAGAAAGTAGCATTGATCTAAATAATTTTCACTGGATGCACAACCCCAATCACAGGTATTTACTTTGATGAGGCAATGAGaagattatattattattaatcaggCAAAGACATAGGAAGTAGAGCACCTAAATACATGTGCTACTTCTTGAACCCACAACAAGAAGTTCCTTCCACTACATCTGCTAAACAAGTTCAAGAAAAGAAATACCAGGTATATGTTGTATTCAACCTGCGAGAATCTCACATAAGGCTCTTTAATCTCTTCTGAACAACTTACTTACAGCAATTGAGATGGACAACAAGTGTTCCTCCATCATATGAACACTCACAGGTATAATGTGTAAGTACATAATTTCATGAATTCATTTTCAAAAACCTTTTCTTTGTTAAATCTTTGTCAGCTTAATGCCTGAAACATATATAAATGTAGAAGTGCATACAAAGATTGAGGTACTCACTAAATTGAAaggtttaaaagaaaagaatacaTTGCTCACCAAAGAGCCGGGGGGGTTTCACATAGAGAGAGAAGCAACTACACTTCATCTAGCAACAGTAGAATGGAAATTAAGGTTAC
It includes:
- the LOC114551176 gene encoding uncharacterized protein LOC114551176 — translated: MGRWKIWLVLLLQLTLYVFNTKETGKQLQKTIGSKPDVTPICTNTTLSPIVLIVCKIRNETSGGEECRLLYRYGQDFENKCDSRFTIMMVNQTVFLHLSGLTPGDSGNHTCECTHSGGTDILHLNITVEGDEDASSSTDMPFLNAVIIGVIIFIIITGVVLGWIHGKNHHRRQSEVLTSDANTEPEDIEPYITYIQKENELYSTVI